In one Alnus glutinosa chromosome 14, dhAlnGlut1.1, whole genome shotgun sequence genomic region, the following are encoded:
- the LOC133857830 gene encoding methyl-CpG-binding domain-containing protein 11-like has translation MASSVEREGAREEVVSMELPAPPGWKKKFFLKQGGTPKKNEIVFTSPTGEEIVSKRQLEQYLKAHSGGPAVSEFDWGTGETPRRSARISEKVKTTPSPKSEPPKKRSRKSLGSKKDNEDKEAAPEGAEEAKEVHTHDAERIKKDNADAEMEKEQNQDDNKAQDADTKTEAALPKEGKVGQEVNIPNDAEESKKTAEAELEISKGTLGGKEAEVSEVTQDENEKSVGANVQEKTLEPQAEAEKEDGSQQQVKTDTGAGDERKCEVEGEGKEKDNTSALESEGEIKDKSVTGNNDEHNAGVHENSNKVEGEVIENGSRNSKAREVKP, from the exons ATGGCGAGCTCAGTGGAGAGGGAGGGTGCAAGAGAGGAAGTTGTTTCCATGGAACTCCCTGCACCTCCTGGCTGGAAGAAGAAG TTCTTTCTCAAGCAAGGTggaaccccaaaaaaaaatgagattgtATTTACATCTCCAACTGGAGAGGAGATTGTTAGCAAAAGACAATTGGAACAGTACCTGAAAGCACACTCTGGTGGTCCAGCAGTTTCTGAATTTGACTGGGGTACTGGCGAGACCCCAAGGAGATCAGCCAGGATTAGTGAGAAGGTCAAAACAACTCCCTCTCCAAAAAGTGAGCCTCCGAAGAAACGGAGTAGAAAATCATTAGGTTCAAAGAAGGATAACGAAGACAAAGAAGCTGCACCTGAAGGAGCTGAGGAGGCAAAAGAAGTTCACACTCATGATGCTGAAAGAATTAAAAAGGATAATGCAGATGCAGAGATGGAAAAGGAACAAAATCAAGATGATAATAAAGCACAAGATGCGGATACCAAAACAGAAGCTGCTCTTCCTAAAGAAGGTAAAGTTGGACAAGAAGTTAATATACCTAATGATGCTGAAGAAAGCAAGAAAACTGCTGAAGCAGAGCTAGAAATTTCAAAAGGGACACTTGGTGGAAAGGAAGCTGAGGTTTCTGAAGTAACTCAAGATGAAAATGAGAAGTCAGTGGGTGCAAATGTTCAAGAGAAGACCTTGGAACCACAGGCTGAGGCAGAGAAAGAAGATGGGTCTCAGCAACAGGTAAAAACGGACACAGGTGCTGGTGATGAGAGAAAGTGTGAAGTGGAAGGAGAGGGCAAAGAGAAAGATAACACAAGTGCTCTTGAATCTGAAGGAGAAATCAAGGATAAGTCAGTTACAGGGAACAATGATGAGCACAACGCAGGTGTTCATGAAAACAGCAACAAGGTCGAAGGAGAAGTTATTGAAAATGGCAGCCGCAACAGTAAGGCACGTGAGGTCAAGCCTTGA
- the LOC133856882 gene encoding thylakoid lumenal 16.5 kDa protein, chloroplastic, giving the protein MATAFLPTASTFLPSHLSSSPSSSFSPSVFFPCKQHNAKRNVAICKAVSDSTPISPNLTKRGLSICFITSFSLLLAGKGCSDANAAILEADDDEELLEKVKKDRKKRLERQGVISSSNKETGFLQDLVYKLSKVGQAIDNNDLSTASSVLGGSTDTDWVKKANLAFTKLSSSLEEKTQVDTFNSSLASLISSVTRNDVESSKLAFVSSASAFQKWTALTGLVGQLKGL; this is encoded by the exons atggcAACAGCCTTTCTCCCAACTGCAAGCACCTTCCTTCCTTCTCATCTTTCCtcttctccatcttcttccttttcccCATCAGTCTTTTTCCCTTGCAAACAACACAATGCAAAGAGAAATGTAGCAATATGCAAGGCAGTCAGTGATTCAACACCAATCTCTCCAAATCTTACCAAACGGGGCCTTTCCATCTGCTTCATCACCAGCTTTTCCCTCTTGTTAGCTGGTAAAGGCTGCTCCGACGCTAATGCAGCGATTCTGGAGGCTGACGACGATGAGGAGCTCTTGGAAAAGGTCAAGAAGGACAGAAAGAAGAGGCTTGAAAGACAAGGAGTCATTAGCTCATCTAACAAAGAAACAG GGTTTCTGCAGGATCTGGTGTACAAGCTGAGCAAAGTTGGTCAAGCCATTGACAACAACGATCTATCTACAGCTAGTTCAGTTCTTGGGGGAAGCACTGATACAGATTGGGTTAAGAAGGCCAATCTAGCCTTCACCAAG CTGAGCTCTAGTCTTGAAGAGAAAACTCAAGTGGATACATTTAATTCTTCACTAGCTTCATTGATATCATCAG TTACTCGTAATGATGTTGAGTCCTCCAAACTTGCTTTTGTGTCGTCAGCAAGTGCATTTCAGAAATGGACAGCCTTAACCGGGCTTGTCGGACAGCTTAAGGGGCTTTGA